Proteins from a single region of Flavobacterium sp. YJ01:
- the msrA gene encoding peptide-methionine (S)-S-oxide reductase MsrA: protein MGNLSVATFGGGCFWCIEAVIQRLRGIESIKSGYSDGFIKNPAYREVCTGRTGHAEVIQVTFNPDIISYHDLIFIFMTSHDPTTLNRQGGDSGTQYRSIVLYHNEEQKEIAEKVFEEVQPAYGDPIVTQLKPFEVFYEAEDYHQNYYNENQEAGYCQVVIDPKIQKLKKLYADRLIG, encoded by the coding sequence ATGGGAAATTTATCAGTAGCTACCTTTGGTGGTGGTTGTTTTTGGTGTATAGAAGCTGTAATTCAGCGTTTAAGAGGAATTGAATCAATAAAATCAGGATATTCAGATGGATTTATTAAGAATCCTGCTTATCGTGAAGTTTGCACAGGAAGAACTGGACATGCAGAAGTCATTCAAGTTACCTTCAATCCTGACATAATTTCATATCATGACTTAATTTTCATCTTTATGACAAGTCATGATCCAACAACTTTAAATCGCCAAGGTGGTGATAGCGGAACACAATATCGTTCTATTGTTCTTTATCATAACGAAGAACAAAAAGAAATTGCAGAAAAAGTTTTTGAAGAAGTACAACCAGCATATGGTGATCCAATTGTAACGCAATTAAAACCCTTTGAAGTTTTTTATGAAGCTGAAGATTATCATCAAAATTATTATAATGAAAATCAAGAAGCTGGATATTGCCAAGTTGTAATTGATCCGAAAATTCAAAAACTTAAAAAATTATACGCTGATCGATTGATTGGCTAA
- a CDS encoding aminotransferase class V-fold PLP-dependent enzyme — translation MDSKNSTITLETYFQKFRQNIVGINQEFTSPYGRKSIIYTDWTASGRLYRPIEEKLLNEFGPFVANTHTETTVSGTAMTKAYHHARNIIKRHANANNDDVLITDGTGMTGVINKFQRILGLKVPENLKSFTNVPAEKKPIVFISHMEHHSNQTSWLETIADVEIIPSCEKGLFNVENLEILLEKYKDRTIKIASITACSNVTGLRTPYHEAAKVMHQHNGVCFVDFACSGPYVEVDMHPADPESYLDAVFMSPHKFLGGPGTSGVLIFNKKLYNNMIPDCPGGGTVSWTNPWGEHKYIDNIEDREDGGTPGFLQVIKTALAIELKEEMGIENIMQREHEIVDYVFSELEPVSNIKILAGQHKERLGVISFFIDDLHFNLGVKILNDRFGIQTRGGCSCAGTYGHYLLHVDQETSNKLVNEITIGDLIKKPGWIRMSIHPTTTDEEIAFVCKSIKELAANHQTWALDYSYDKMRNEFIHKNATSFEDELVEGWFKS, via the coding sequence ATGGATAGCAAAAATAGTACCATCACTCTTGAAACTTATTTTCAGAAATTTAGACAAAATATTGTCGGTATAAATCAGGAATTTACGTCACCTTATGGCAGAAAATCAATCATATATACTGACTGGACTGCCAGCGGAAGATTATATCGTCCGATTGAGGAGAAACTTTTAAACGAATTCGGACCTTTTGTTGCCAACACGCATACAGAAACTACTGTTTCTGGCACTGCGATGACAAAAGCATATCATCATGCTAGAAATATAATTAAGCGTCATGCAAATGCAAATAATGATGACGTTTTGATTACAGATGGAACTGGTATGACAGGTGTCATCAATAAATTTCAGCGTATCTTAGGATTAAAAGTTCCTGAAAACTTAAAGTCTTTTACGAATGTTCCAGCAGAGAAAAAACCTATTGTTTTTATTTCGCATATGGAGCATCATTCTAATCAGACCTCTTGGTTGGAAACTATTGCTGATGTTGAAATTATTCCGTCTTGTGAAAAAGGGCTTTTTAATGTTGAGAATCTAGAAATATTATTAGAAAAGTATAAAGACAGAACGATTAAAATTGCTTCTATTACTGCATGTTCGAATGTTACAGGATTAAGAACGCCATATCATGAAGCTGCAAAAGTAATGCACCAGCACAATGGTGTTTGTTTTGTCGATTTTGCTTGCTCTGGACCTTATGTAGAAGTTGATATGCATCCTGCAGATCCAGAATCGTACTTGGATGCCGTTTTTATGTCGCCTCATAAATTTTTAGGAGGCCCTGGAACTTCTGGAGTTTTAATTTTCAATAAGAAATTATACAATAATATGATTCCTGATTGTCCTGGCGGAGGAACGGTTAGCTGGACAAATCCTTGGGGAGAACATAAATATATCGATAATATCGAAGATCGTGAAGATGGTGGAACGCCAGGTTTTCTTCAAGTTATAAAAACGGCTTTGGCTATTGAGTTGAAGGAAGAAATGGGAATTGAAAACATCATGCAGCGTGAACATGAAATTGTTGATTATGTTTTTAGTGAATTGGAACCTGTTTCGAATATTAAAATTTTAGCTGGACAACATAAAGAACGTCTTGGTGTAATTTCGTTTTTTATTGATGATCTTCATTTTAACTTAGGTGTGAAAATCCTGAACGACCGTTTTGGAATTCAAACTAGAGGCGGATGCAGCTGCGCAGGAACTTACGGTCATTATTTATTGCATGTTGATCAAGAAACTTCTAATAAATTGGTTAATGAAATTACAATTGGTGATTTAATCAAAAAACCGGGATGGATTCGAATGTCAATTCACCCAACAACTACAGACGAAGAAATTGCTTTTGTATGTAAAAGCATTAAAGAATTAGCAGCAAACCATCAAACTTGGGCTTTGGATTATTCTTATGATAAAATGAGAAATGAATTTATCCATAAAAATGCTACTTCTTTTGAAGATGAATTGGTTGAAGGATGGTTTAAGTCTTAA
- a CDS encoding APC family permease, producing the protein MKEIVHKKLNQLQATAICGNDISSSCLYVSALTILYAGQYAWISLLIVAVVLFLFRKIYGEVVGAIPLNGGAYNVLLNTSTKRLASLAATLTVLSYMATAVISASEGMHYLHGIFEGLNVTIATVVVLVLFTGLAILGIGESAFVAVVIFLTHIGTLTLLVLASLWFVLNHGLDIFHFNWQTPITSGSIKTALFLGFSAAMLGISGFESSANFVEEQEHGVFPKTLRNMWGIVSFFNPIIAILLISVIPLTEVGENKESLLAHLGQTTGGSWLAWLISIDAVMVLCGAVLTSFVGVSGLLNRMTLDRILPNYFLKQNKRGSHYRIILSFLILCISVLFATNGHLESLAGVYTFSFLAVMALFGIGNLLLKYKRKKLPRPERARGISVLAAVSFVIAAFVGNMRLNINSFYTFLQYMIPALIFIAVMLNRVILIRLLIEALEYFYQPLRRMVVLSNRYLQNLSSQINSQEFVFFTKGDDITILNKVLQYVEDNETTKKLKIVHVKSEAVDNEALKKDLEVLDRAYDGLDIEYIEIDGVFGPEIIDELSEKWKIPKNFMFIGSPGNKFSYRVADLGGVRLIM; encoded by the coding sequence ATGAAAGAAATTGTACACAAAAAATTAAATCAATTACAGGCAACTGCAATTTGTGGAAACGATATTAGCTCTTCATGTTTATACGTTTCAGCTTTAACTATTTTATATGCAGGGCAATATGCTTGGATTTCACTGCTAATTGTTGCTGTAGTTTTATTTCTTTTCAGAAAAATTTACGGTGAAGTTGTTGGCGCGATTCCATTAAATGGAGGAGCTTATAATGTTCTTCTAAACACTTCTACAAAGCGCCTGGCATCTTTAGCGGCAACTTTAACCGTTTTGTCATATATGGCAACAGCCGTAATTTCTGCATCTGAAGGAATGCATTATTTGCACGGAATTTTCGAAGGATTAAATGTAACCATTGCAACTGTTGTTGTTTTAGTTTTGTTTACTGGACTCGCAATTTTAGGAATCGGAGAATCTGCATTTGTCGCTGTTGTGATATTCCTGACACATATCGGAACTTTAACTTTATTAGTTTTAGCATCTCTTTGGTTTGTTTTAAATCATGGTTTAGATATTTTCCATTTTAATTGGCAAACTCCAATAACTTCAGGAAGTATAAAAACAGCACTTTTTTTAGGTTTTTCTGCTGCAATGCTCGGAATTTCAGGATTTGAAAGTTCTGCCAACTTTGTTGAAGAACAAGAACATGGTGTTTTTCCTAAAACACTTCGCAATATGTGGGGAATTGTCAGTTTCTTTAATCCTATAATTGCTATTTTATTGATAAGTGTAATTCCGTTAACAGAAGTTGGCGAAAACAAAGAATCTCTTTTAGCGCATTTAGGACAAACAACGGGAGGATCGTGGCTCGCATGGCTAATTTCAATCGATGCTGTTATGGTACTTTGCGGAGCTGTTTTAACTTCTTTTGTTGGTGTTTCTGGACTTTTAAATCGAATGACATTAGATCGAATTCTACCCAATTATTTTCTAAAACAAAACAAAAGAGGCTCGCACTATAGAATTATTTTAAGTTTTTTAATTCTTTGTATATCAGTACTTTTTGCAACAAACGGACATTTAGAATCTTTAGCTGGAGTTTATACCTTTTCATTTCTTGCTGTAATGGCTTTGTTTGGAATTGGTAATTTGCTTCTTAAATACAAACGAAAAAAATTGCCTAGACCAGAACGCGCGCGCGGAATATCTGTTCTTGCCGCCGTTTCTTTTGTAATTGCTGCATTTGTTGGAAATATGCGATTGAATATCAATTCGTTTTATACTTTTCTACAATACATGATTCCTGCTTTAATCTTTATTGCAGTTATGTTGAACCGCGTTATTTTAATTCGCTTATTGATTGAAGCTTTAGAATATTTCTATCAACCTTTGCGCAGAATGGTAGTTTTAAGCAATCGTTATCTGCAAAATTTAAGCTCACAGATTAATTCGCAAGAATTTGTTTTTTTTACCAAAGGTGATGACATTACTATTTTAAATAAAGTGCTCCAATATGTTGAAGACAACGAAACAACCAAAAAACTCAAAATAGTACACGTAAAAAGTGAAGCTGTAGACAATGAAGCGCTCAAAAAAGATTTAGAAGTATTAGATCGCGCTTACGACGGACTTGATATCGAATATATAGAAATTGATGGCGTCTTTGGTCCCGAAATTATAGATGAACTTTCTGAAAAATGGAAAATTCCAAAAAATTTTATGTTTATAGGCTCACCTGGAAATAAATTTTCTTATCGTGTAGCAGATCTCGGTGGTGTTCGATTGATAATGTGA
- a CDS encoding nuclear transport factor 2 family protein, translating to MNANEALIAKFYTAFANADANTMIECYHPKIHFIDPAFGLLKEDQVAKMWKMLLLKSKGNIKIEFSNVKADDSTGSANWVATYNFSKTNRKVVNRIYAEFVFQDGLIIKHTDNFDIWKWSKQAFGTTGYLLGWTGFFQKKVQSQALLSLQKFQETK from the coding sequence ATGAATGCAAATGAAGCTTTAATTGCTAAATTTTATACCGCCTTCGCGAATGCCGATGCTAATACAATGATTGAGTGCTATCACCCAAAAATTCATTTTATTGATCCCGCTTTCGGTTTATTAAAAGAAGATCAGGTTGCAAAAATGTGGAAAATGCTTCTTTTAAAAAGTAAAGGAAATATAAAAATAGAATTTTCAAATGTAAAAGCCGACGATTCTACTGGATCTGCAAATTGGGTTGCTACTTATAATTTTAGTAAAACAAACAGAAAAGTAGTTAATCGAATTTATGCAGAGTTTGTTTTTCAAGATGGTTTAATTATCAAACACACTGATAATTTCGATATTTGGAAATGGTCAAAACAAGCTTTTGGTACTACTGGTTATTTATTAGGTTGGACAGGATTTTTTCAAAAGAAAGTTCAAAGTCAAGCTCTATTATCCTTACAGAAATTTCAAGAAACAAAATAA
- a CDS encoding peptidoglycan DD-metalloendopeptidase family protein, whose product MKPLSSILNALPPTKIIDAEINISDYVPLNLSVSNQELIDAKLETSDDFEQYIFNYLEKNNAKVAFGGYIEGRFLYQRSSIFFNESIPERNIHIGLDLWTEAGTQVLAALDGKVHSFKNNEGLGDYGPTIILEHVAENEKFYTLYGHLSLESIENLKIGDYFKKGDQIATLGESSVNGDYAPHVHFQIIHNIENYWGDYPGVCNAKDLNFYIENCPDPNLLLKIT is encoded by the coding sequence ATGAAACCCCTTAGCTCTATCCTAAACGCCTTACCACCTACTAAAATTATTGATGCCGAAATTAATATTTCTGATTATGTACCTTTAAATCTATCGGTTTCTAATCAAGAATTGATTGACGCAAAATTGGAAACTTCTGATGATTTTGAGCAATATATTTTTAATTATCTAGAAAAAAACAATGCAAAAGTTGCCTTTGGCGGCTATATTGAAGGACGCTTTTTGTACCAAAGAAGTTCAATTTTCTTTAATGAATCTATACCTGAGCGCAATATTCATATTGGCCTAGATTTATGGACAGAAGCTGGAACTCAAGTTCTTGCCGCACTTGATGGAAAAGTTCATAGCTTTAAAAACAATGAAGGTTTGGGCGACTACGGCCCTACCATCATCTTAGAACATGTTGCAGAAAACGAGAAATTTTATACTTTATACGGACATTTATCGTTAGAAAGTATAGAAAATTTAAAGATCGGAGACTATTTTAAAAAAGGTGATCAAATCGCCACTTTAGGAGAATCCTCTGTAAATGGAGATTATGCGCCGCATGTACATTTTCAGATCATTCATAATATCGAAAATTACTGGGGAGATTATCCTGGTGTTTGCAATGCAAAAGATCTAAACTTTTATATTGAGAATTGTCCCGATCCTAACTTATTATTAAAAATTACTTAA
- a CDS encoding fused MFS/spermidine synthase, which translates to MIQKFFSYIIPVKIFKKKSARSKIIEVTWANGELVLDSENTNYSYGSLQRILRYGLRNIGYEKILKMDHILLLGVAGGSVVKTLVDEIEYKGKITGVEIDPDMIQVANQYFNLNKIKQLELIIDDAFEFVLKTKDQYNLIIIDVFEDTNMPNFLFEKFFLDRVCTLLKKDGFILFNTMILDEAHNVRNRKYISEVNLETFTAKMLPRIEVHNELIIINKVA; encoded by the coding sequence ATGATTCAAAAATTTTTCAGTTATATCATTCCAGTAAAAATATTCAAAAAGAAATCTGCTAGAAGCAAAATCATTGAAGTTACTTGGGCAAATGGTGAACTAGTATTAGACTCTGAAAACACTAATTATTCCTACGGAAGTTTGCAGCGTATATTAAGGTACGGATTAAGAAATATCGGTTATGAAAAAATCTTAAAAATGGATCACATCTTATTGTTGGGTGTTGCTGGCGGAAGTGTTGTAAAAACCTTAGTCGACGAAATTGAATATAAAGGAAAAATTACTGGAGTAGAAATTGATCCGGATATGATTCAGGTTGCAAATCAATATTTTAACTTAAATAAAATCAAACAATTAGAACTCATAATTGATGATGCGTTTGAATTTGTTTTAAAGACAAAAGATCAATACAATCTTATTATTATAGATGTTTTTGAAGACACAAATATGCCAAACTTTTTATTCGAAAAGTTCTTTTTAGACAGAGTTTGCACACTTTTAAAAAAGGATGGATTTATTTTATTTAATACTATGATTTTAGATGAAGCTCATAATGTTAGAAATAGAAAATATATTTCAGAAGTAAATTTAGAAACATTTACTGCTAAAATGCTTCCAAGAATAGAAGTGCACAATGAATTAATAATTATAAATAAAGTTGCTTAA
- a CDS encoding 1-acyl-sn-glycerol-3-phosphate acyltransferase, with protein sequence MKKLLYKFIFFKLMGWKIVGIENAEVKKCILMVMPHTSNHDFYIGLFTRGISGLEMNWVGKKELFKFPFGYYFKSVGGEPLDRSGGLNKVDSIAAIFERKEIFRLAVAPEGTRKKVKENKTGFYFIALKAKVPIVPVAFDWGKKEVNLGKPFFPTGNYESDFEVLKKHYEGVLGKIPENGVKL encoded by the coding sequence ATGAAAAAACTATTGTACAAATTCATATTTTTCAAGCTAATGGGCTGGAAAATAGTAGGGATAGAAAATGCAGAGGTAAAAAAATGTATTTTGATGGTAATGCCGCACACAAGTAATCATGACTTTTATATCGGATTATTCACGAGGGGTATTTCTGGATTGGAAATGAATTGGGTTGGAAAAAAGGAATTATTCAAATTTCCATTTGGTTATTATTTTAAAAGTGTTGGTGGCGAACCTTTAGATCGTTCTGGCGGTTTAAACAAAGTTGATTCTATAGCGGCTATTTTTGAGAGAAAAGAAATCTTTCGTTTAGCTGTTGCTCCAGAAGGAACAAGAAAAAAAGTAAAAGAAAATAAAACAGGTTTTTATTTTATAGCGCTTAAAGCGAAAGTGCCGATTGTTCCCGTAGCTTTTGATTGGGGAAAGAAAGAAGTAAATTTAGGCAAACCATTTTTTCCTACTGGAAATTACGAATCTGACTTTGAAGTTTTGAAAAAACATTATGAAGGTGTTTTAGGAAAAATACCTGAAAATGGTGTAAAACTATAA
- a CDS encoding helix-turn-helix transcriptional regulator, with protein MVNIDDFVKRLEIVMDYYSLSTSAFADKIGVQRSSMSHLLSGRNKPSLDFVMKISEVFPDVDLYWILFGTGNFPKGNEENSKEIIKTIPPISSYDHLGEKLFSKIDSKEENKIETKISSEIENINFSFENEEIEKIVIFYKNGRFKAYSS; from the coding sequence ATGGTAAACATAGATGATTTTGTGAAAAGACTTGAAATTGTAATGGATTATTATAGTTTAAGCACGTCTGCTTTTGCTGACAAAATTGGAGTTCAACGTTCTAGTATGTCTCATCTCTTGTCTGGAAGAAACAAGCCAAGTTTAGATTTTGTAATGAAAATTTCAGAAGTTTTTCCTGATGTAGATCTTTATTGGATTTTGTTTGGAACTGGGAATTTCCCAAAAGGCAATGAAGAGAATTCGAAAGAAATAATAAAAACGATCCCTCCTATTTCATCTTACGACCACTTAGGCGAAAAATTATTTTCTAAAATAGATTCAAAAGAAGAAAATAAAATTGAAACAAAAATTTCATCAGAAATAGAAAACATAAATTTTAGTTTTGAAAACGAAGAAATTGAAAAAATTGTAATTTTTTATAAAAATGGAAGATTTAAAGCCTATTCTTCATAA
- a CDS encoding M14 metallopeptidase family protein, translated as MNLEQLFNQYKEETISGRYLTLDHIKPLLEKLNTDNQVQVIGKSVLGEPIYSYQIGTGKTRVYLWSQMHGNESTTTKALFDFINLLNDNTDLSKKLLETFTFYSIPILNPDGARLYTRANANEIDLNRDSQDLTQPESNVLRQVFESFKPHFCFNLHDQRTIFGAGTTGKPATVSFLAPSYNEEREVNDNRLKAINIIAGINEELQKYIPGQIGRFDDSFNINCIGDTFQFLGVPTILFEAGHYPDDYEREITRKFIFFSLILSFKLISENDLVDNRFGEYLNISQNNVVFYDFMYKNVKINYDGIEIITNFVAQYKEELIENKIHFNAYIVEVGELEKYFGHYEYDAKEQEYSDDFTNFPKVGQKANFYLNKNVKFVNGLIKS; from the coding sequence ATGAATTTAGAACAACTTTTTAATCAATACAAAGAAGAAACAATATCAGGCAGATATTTAACTTTAGACCATATCAAGCCACTTCTAGAAAAACTAAATACAGATAATCAAGTTCAAGTAATTGGAAAATCGGTCTTAGGAGAACCTATATATAGTTATCAAATCGGAACAGGAAAAACACGTGTCTATTTGTGGTCGCAGATGCACGGAAACGAAAGCACAACCACTAAAGCTCTTTTTGATTTTATAAATTTATTGAACGACAATACGGATTTATCAAAAAAATTACTTGAAACTTTTACCTTTTACAGTATTCCGATTTTAAATCCTGATGGTGCGAGACTTTATACACGTGCAAATGCAAACGAAATTGATTTAAACCGTGATTCGCAAGATCTGACACAGCCAGAAAGCAATGTTTTACGTCAGGTTTTTGAAAGTTTTAAACCTCACTTTTGCTTTAATCTTCATGATCAGCGAACTATTTTCGGCGCGGGAACGACTGGCAAACCTGCTACGGTTTCTTTTTTAGCGCCATCTTATAATGAAGAAAGAGAGGTTAATGATAATAGATTAAAAGCTATAAATATTATTGCAGGCATAAACGAAGAGCTTCAAAAATACATTCCAGGACAAATTGGACGCTTTGATGATTCTTTTAATATAAATTGTATTGGAGACACTTTTCAGTTTTTAGGAGTTCCTACCATATTATTTGAAGCAGGTCATTATCCAGATGACTACGAGAGGGAAATTACCCGTAAATTCATATTTTTCTCGTTAATTTTGAGCTTCAAATTGATTTCCGAAAACGATTTAGTTGATAATAGATTTGGTGAATATTTGAATATTTCACAAAATAATGTGGTTTTTTATGATTTTATGTATAAAAATGTCAAAATAAATTATGATGGTATCGAAATTATTACGAATTTTGTCGCACAATACAAAGAAGAATTAATCGAAAATAAGATTCATTTTAATGCTTACATAGTTGAAGTAGGCGAATTGGAAAAATATTTCGGACATTATGAATACGACGCAAAAGAGCAAGAATATTCAGACGATTTCACAAATTTTCCTAAAGTGGGCCAAAAAGCAAATTTTTATTTAAATAAAAATGTTAAATTTGTTAACGGATTAATAAAAAGTTAA
- a CDS encoding winged helix-turn-helix transcriptional regulator, with protein MSKFRLDEVDHQILDMLIDNTRVPFTDIAKKLLISAGTVHVRVKKMEDAGIIMGSSLALDYDKLGYSFIAYVGVFLNNTSQTKFVLERINQIPFVTVASVTTGKFNIFCKIRAKDTKHAKEVIFMIDDIDGVYRTETMISLEESINDKKRLMHTIFKNM; from the coding sequence ATGAGTAAATTTCGTTTAGATGAAGTAGATCACCAGATTTTAGATATGTTAATAGACAATACGAGAGTTCCGTTTACTGACATTGCAAAAAAACTATTGATATCTGCTGGTACAGTACACGTTAGAGTTAAAAAGATGGAAGATGCCGGTATCATCATGGGATCTTCATTAGCCTTAGATTACGATAAATTAGGTTATTCATTTATTGCTTATGTAGGAGTTTTTCTTAATAATACATCTCAAACTAAATTTGTATTAGAAAGAATCAATCAAATTCCATTCGTAACTGTAGCTTCTGTAACTACAGGAAAATTCAACATCTTTTGCAAAATTAGAGCAAAAGATACTAAGCATGCGAAAGAAGTTATCTTTATGATTGACGATATCGATGGTGTTTACAGAACAGAAACTATGATTTCTTTAGAGGAAAGTATTAACGATAAGAAGCGTTTGATGCATACTATTTTCAAAAATATGTAA